The following proteins are encoded in a genomic region of Oceanisphaera profunda:
- the mrcB gene encoding penicillin-binding protein 1B, with product MAKQTRTQKKSKKKPVRKNRFWWGLLLKLTLVFAVIMGIFGIYLDSQVRERFDGQKWALPALVYSRPLELFPGQKLSHAQMLRELQLLNYRKVASPSRPGEYSANNSSIEIHRRPFNFSDGPEDARQIGLTFSGQRLQAIKNPTNGRELGYARMDPVLLDRLNVEKREDRLLVRLDQVPELLKTALITVEDRDFYSHDGVSPMAILRALVVNVKAGRTVQGGSTLTQQLAKNLFLTQDRSLWRKIQEAYMALIIDFRYDKDEILEAYLNEVYLGQNGGQGVYGFGLASYFYFGLPLNELNADQIALMVALVKGPSYYDPWRNTERARERRDLVLRLLANDGHISRAIYEQASETPLQLIERGRMGYGRTPAFMGMLRQELQERFGSDFLRQNGLKIFSSLDPIAQHSAEQAIIEQVKQLRANTKKPDLEAAMVVTNWRKGEVSAVVGGADPSFAGFNRALSARRAIGSLIKPPVYAEALANGFTLGSAIKDQPISLRSEGGQVWKPNNYDRQFRGQVMLVDALAKSLNVPTVNLGMAVGLDNVIKGLQRMGVRQPIPAYPSLMLGTLELTPLEVNQLYLTLANQGLYQPLTSIRAIQDEQGEILYQHTAKATQVLEPEAGYLALYAMTRVVGGGTAAHLAARFPNRVMAGKTGTTNDLRDAWYAGLDNEELASVWVGLDNNASTGLTGSSGALRVYSRYLDSRGVDSLELKAPPGIEQANFAYSDGQPADPRCEQTRLLPAKSASLPPVRGCQPAEPTYNLPKTGEQVGDWLKDIFNFAR from the coding sequence ATGGCAAAACAGACTCGAACTCAGAAAAAATCCAAAAAGAAGCCGGTGAGAAAAAACCGCTTTTGGTGGGGCCTGCTGCTTAAATTAACACTGGTGTTTGCAGTGATAATGGGCATTTTTGGTATTTACCTCGATAGCCAAGTCAGAGAGCGCTTTGATGGCCAAAAGTGGGCGCTGCCCGCCTTGGTCTATAGCCGGCCCTTGGAGCTCTTCCCGGGCCAAAAACTGTCTCATGCCCAGATGTTGCGTGAGCTGCAGTTGTTAAACTATCGCAAGGTTGCCAGCCCCAGTCGCCCCGGTGAATATTCGGCGAATAACAGCAGTATCGAAATTCATCGCCGTCCGTTCAATTTCTCCGATGGCCCTGAAGATGCCCGCCAAATTGGACTGACCTTCTCGGGCCAGCGCCTACAAGCGATAAAAAACCCCACCAATGGTCGTGAGCTGGGTTACGCGCGCATGGATCCGGTATTGCTGGACCGCTTAAACGTAGAAAAACGTGAAGACCGTTTGTTGGTGCGCTTAGACCAAGTGCCTGAGCTATTGAAAACCGCCTTGATTACCGTGGAAGACAGAGACTTTTATAGTCACGACGGCGTGTCGCCGATGGCGATCCTGCGTGCATTAGTGGTGAACGTGAAAGCCGGCCGTACGGTACAAGGCGGCAGTACCCTGACTCAGCAGTTGGCAAAAAACTTATTTTTAACCCAAGACCGGAGTTTATGGCGCAAGATTCAAGAAGCCTATATGGCGCTGATCATCGACTTTCGTTATGACAAAGACGAGATCTTAGAAGCCTATTTAAACGAAGTATATTTGGGTCAAAACGGTGGCCAAGGAGTATATGGCTTTGGACTAGCCAGTTACTTCTACTTTGGCTTACCGCTTAATGAATTGAATGCCGACCAAATTGCCCTGATGGTGGCGCTGGTAAAAGGCCCGTCTTATTACGATCCTTGGCGCAATACCGAGCGCGCTCGCGAGCGTCGCGACTTAGTACTGCGTTTATTAGCCAATGACGGTCATATCAGCCGTGCCATCTATGAGCAAGCCAGTGAAACACCATTGCAGCTGATTGAACGCGGGCGCATGGGTTATGGTCGCACGCCTGCCTTTATGGGCATGCTGCGCCAAGAGCTACAAGAGCGTTTTGGCAGTGATTTTTTACGCCAAAATGGCCTGAAAATATTCAGTAGTTTGGATCCTATTGCCCAGCACAGTGCCGAGCAGGCAATCATCGAGCAAGTAAAACAGCTGCGCGCTAATACCAAAAAGCCGGACTTAGAAGCGGCCATGGTGGTGACTAATTGGCGTAAAGGTGAGGTGAGTGCAGTGGTGGGCGGTGCCGATCCAAGCTTTGCCGGCTTTAACCGAGCGCTGTCTGCTCGCCGAGCCATTGGCTCGTTAATTAAGCCGCCTGTCTATGCCGAAGCACTGGCCAATGGCTTTACCTTAGGCAGCGCCATTAAAGATCAGCCGATTAGTTTGCGCAGTGAAGGTGGCCAAGTGTGGAAACCTAATAACTATGATCGTCAGTTTCGCGGTCAGGTGATGCTAGTGGATGCCTTGGCTAAATCGCTGAACGTACCGACTGTAAATTTAGGCATGGCAGTAGGGCTAGATAATGTGATTAAAGGCCTGCAGCGTATGGGCGTGCGCCAACCGATTCCTGCGTACCCTTCTTTGATGTTAGGCACGCTGGAGTTGACGCCGCTGGAAGTGAATCAGCTGTATTTAACGCTGGCGAACCAAGGCTTGTATCAGCCGCTTACCTCGATTCGTGCCATTCAAGACGAGCAAGGCGAAATCTTGTATCAGCACACGGCCAAGGCCACGCAAGTATTGGAGCCAGAGGCGGGTTATTTAGCCCTCTATGCCATGACGCGGGTGGTCGGCGGTGGTACGGCTGCGCACTTAGCCGCACGCTTTCCTAATCGGGTAATGGCGGGCAAAACCGGTACTACCAACGACTTGCGTGATGCTTGGTATGCGGGCTTAGATAACGAAGAGCTGGCCAGTGTGTGGGTCGGCTTGGATAATAACGCCAGTACTGGCTTAACCGGTTCCAGTGGTGCGCTACGAGTGTATAGCCGCTACTTAGACAGCCGTGGCGTCGACTCGCTGGAGCTTAAGGCTCCTCCGGGAATCGAACAAGCTAACTTTGCCTACAGCGATGGTCAGCCCGCAGATCCACGTTGTGAGCAAACGCGCTTGTTACCAGCTAAGTCTGCAAGTTTGCCGCCGGTGCGCGGCTGTCAGCCGGCTGAGCCGACCTACAACTTACCCAAAACCGGTGAACAAGTCGGCGATTGGTTAAAGGACATCTTTAACTTCGCACGCTAA